A window of candidate division KSB1 bacterium contains these coding sequences:
- a CDS encoding MG2 domain-containing protein, translated as MQAKCLATVLVSLALRAQAQYFSLETPKIYSPGEKVVVNLSAENIKGSLFLRAYKITDPVAFFQRQADPHSPQQLLNVREANAIDILRASRNRLARDQRQVFRDNMTPQTRTDVKNTLGLPAFSVATRASRLLSPLKNYPLVRTWEITEFGSAEEYIYRDLEVEVTEPGAYLIEAFNDRLMAHTAVVISPLGMITKTSPKGTTVFVCNKMTGTPAPEVELHLFQERKLQARQITDANGLATFPPPSASSEEEGGNAMLILGRKGNDFVLSDLYYSFAGSRRQYVVHAYTDRPIYRPGQTVYFKSIVRQLTEAGYQVYANRPVEITISDARGNEIYRQTLQTNDNGTTSGELALAEEPPLGSYQLRTTIPDGITHYASFKVEEYKKPEFKVVVATDKDQYANGELITATIQADYYFGSPVANAQVDYYIFRGRFWRPWWYGSEYAWYYEDEYDDGGGYSYRAELLESNTGYLDENGSFTLRYRTPREEQDFYYRIEARVVDASRRQILGSQQVVVTRGLFMISAYTDKYVYVPGEDVTVTIRTQDFKNQPVSARVNAEVFSQNWVPGRGWQTQNRIAAQEVSTDAQGQGQMRFKAPQEGYYYLTMQASDSRGNKITSEEYCWVSGRAGYAGYEAKGLEIIPDKDSYRAGETAHVLVIAPVKNVTALVTAEGAELLAQRVVRFTGSSQVIDFEIEAQHQPNFSVAVAILANDELYSESKNLIVIPEEKFLNIDLSMNEDVFRPQEEGELTIKVTNREGKGVATELSVAMVDESIYALAPDLTRAIKKVFYGKRYNRVATGSSVYFRFYGWARGLGGAMAARKTEPFARTGFAEVKADKFKEARVRKDFRDTMFWQAQVRTNADGIARLKVRFPDNLTTWRTTVRAITAKTEVGEQTFKNLVRMDLMVRMETPRFFIAGDQVTIATIVHNYLNEAKQAKVSLAGKGVGITPVGEKLISVPENGEKRVDWTVQTNEVGLATLTAKALTDEVSDAMQLEVPVLPHGLKTSEAMVVDIEENQAVREQTITIPASADPATAELVLSVSPSLAASLLSALEDLAGYPYGCVEQTMSRFLPTAIVAYTAKKLKLDLRLELLNELPRMMDKGLQTLYGYQHRDGGWGWWRDDETHPYMTAYVVYGLSLAKQAGHPIDMERLQRGADCLARQLEQARLVDREVTGLGEARGRGAFALLDATTQAYMLYALQTARQAGVKVDNLFEARFAELQRARSNDYTRALLALVSHGQNKTEIANTLAAQLEANGVTAGNLCSWGGKSWHYNWQDDNLETTAFAVKSLVQVKPASARINPGIRYLLLQKRGEAWRSTKDTAMIIFALVDYLEKSRELEPDYRVRIHLNDQLVFDQRMTKAEANGREQTIRLPAGRLRPGPNRLRIEKTGAGKFFSTFRTTYYQAGENLPRSNSGFGVEREYHVLERQAAGARLVYAKTGFSGTLRSGDEMLVKLRVTSTSDFEYFMLEDPLPAGVEVIKDESGYVIPGERNYAGRAEEGWRPQYAGRETRDEKVAFFATRLAAGVHEFTYLVRAQIPGSYHVMPALASLMYYPEYQGNSSEARVRIVE; from the coding sequence ATGCAAGCGAAGTGTTTGGCGACTGTGCTGGTGAGTCTCGCGCTGCGGGCGCAGGCACAATACTTCAGCCTGGAAACGCCGAAGATTTATTCACCGGGGGAGAAAGTGGTGGTCAATCTTTCGGCGGAGAACATCAAAGGCTCGCTCTTCCTGCGTGCCTACAAAATCACGGACCCGGTGGCTTTCTTCCAGCGCCAGGCTGACCCGCACAGTCCGCAGCAGTTGCTCAACGTGCGCGAGGCCAATGCCATCGACATTTTGCGCGCTTCCCGCAACCGCCTGGCGCGCGACCAGCGCCAGGTTTTCCGCGATAACATGACGCCGCAGACGCGCACCGACGTCAAGAATACGCTCGGCCTGCCCGCGTTTTCCGTGGCCACGCGCGCCAGCCGGCTGCTCTCTCCGCTCAAGAACTACCCGCTGGTCAGGACCTGGGAGATCACCGAATTCGGCAGCGCGGAAGAGTACATTTATCGCGACCTCGAAGTCGAGGTGACCGAACCGGGTGCCTACCTCATTGAAGCATTCAACGACCGGCTGATGGCGCATACCGCGGTGGTCATTTCGCCGCTGGGCATGATCACCAAAACCTCACCGAAAGGAACAACGGTTTTTGTCTGCAACAAAATGACCGGCACGCCCGCGCCCGAGGTCGAGCTGCACCTGTTTCAGGAGAGGAAACTGCAGGCGCGGCAAATCACCGACGCGAACGGCCTCGCCACCTTCCCGCCGCCATCTGCAAGCAGTGAAGAGGAGGGCGGCAATGCCATGTTGATCCTCGGGCGAAAAGGCAATGACTTCGTGCTCTCGGATCTTTACTATTCTTTCGCCGGCAGCCGCAGGCAATACGTCGTGCATGCCTACACCGACCGTCCCATCTACCGTCCCGGCCAGACCGTTTATTTCAAGAGCATCGTCCGGCAATTGACCGAGGCCGGTTATCAAGTTTATGCCAACCGGCCGGTGGAAATCACGATCAGCGACGCGCGCGGCAACGAAATTTACCGGCAAACTTTGCAAACCAACGACAACGGCACGACCAGCGGCGAGCTGGCGCTGGCGGAGGAACCGCCGCTGGGCAGTTATCAATTGCGCACGACGATTCCGGATGGCATCACGCACTACGCCTCTTTCAAAGTGGAGGAATACAAGAAGCCGGAGTTCAAAGTCGTGGTCGCCACCGACAAAGATCAATATGCCAACGGTGAGCTGATCACGGCAACGATTCAAGCGGATTATTACTTCGGCAGTCCGGTGGCCAATGCGCAGGTGGATTACTACATCTTCCGTGGCCGGTTCTGGCGGCCGTGGTGGTACGGCAGCGAGTATGCCTGGTACTATGAGGATGAATATGACGACGGCGGCGGCTACAGCTATCGTGCCGAATTGCTCGAAAGCAACACCGGCTATCTCGACGAGAACGGCAGTTTTACACTGCGCTATCGCACACCCCGGGAAGAACAGGATTTCTACTATCGCATTGAAGCACGGGTGGTGGATGCCAGCCGCCGGCAGATCCTCGGCTCGCAGCAGGTGGTGGTGACGCGCGGCCTGTTCATGATTTCCGCGTACACCGACAAATATGTTTATGTGCCCGGCGAAGACGTCACGGTGACGATTCGCACGCAGGATTTCAAGAACCAGCCGGTGTCAGCCCGGGTCAACGCGGAGGTGTTCAGCCAAAATTGGGTGCCCGGCCGCGGCTGGCAAACCCAGAACCGCATTGCAGCGCAGGAAGTCAGCACCGATGCCCAGGGCCAGGGGCAAATGCGGTTCAAAGCGCCGCAGGAGGGATACTATTATCTCACCATGCAGGCCAGCGACAGCCGCGGCAACAAGATCACCAGCGAGGAATATTGCTGGGTCAGCGGCCGTGCTGGCTATGCCGGCTATGAGGCCAAAGGTCTGGAGATCATTCCCGACAAGGACAGCTATCGCGCGGGTGAGACGGCGCATGTGCTGGTGATTGCGCCGGTGAAAAATGTCACGGCGCTGGTGACCGCCGAGGGCGCGGAACTGCTGGCGCAGCGAGTGGTGCGTTTCACCGGCAGTTCGCAGGTAATCGATTTTGAGATCGAAGCGCAGCACCAGCCGAATTTTTCAGTGGCGGTGGCAATTCTGGCGAACGATGAGCTGTACTCGGAAAGCAAGAACCTTATCGTCATTCCCGAGGAGAAATTTCTCAACATCGACCTCAGCATGAACGAGGATGTCTTCCGGCCGCAGGAGGAGGGCGAGCTGACCATCAAGGTGACCAACCGGGAGGGCAAGGGCGTGGCCACTGAGCTGTCGGTGGCGATGGTGGATGAAAGCATCTATGCGCTGGCGCCGGATTTGACGCGCGCGATCAAGAAGGTGTTTTACGGCAAGCGTTACAACCGTGTGGCAACCGGCTCGTCGGTTTATTTTCGGTTTTATGGTTGGGCGCGCGGCCTGGGTGGTGCCATGGCGGCGCGCAAGACGGAGCCGTTTGCGCGCACCGGCTTTGCCGAGGTCAAAGCCGACAAGTTCAAGGAGGCACGCGTGCGCAAGGATTTCCGCGACACCATGTTTTGGCAGGCGCAGGTGCGCACCAATGCCGACGGCATTGCCAGACTGAAAGTGCGCTTTCCCGACAATCTCACCACCTGGCGCACAACGGTGCGCGCCATCACCGCGAAAACCGAAGTGGGGGAGCAGACCTTCAAGAACCTGGTGCGCATGGATCTGATGGTGCGCATGGAAACCCCGCGTTTTTTCATCGCCGGTGATCAGGTCACGATTGCGACCATCGTGCACAACTATCTCAACGAGGCGAAGCAGGCCAAAGTCAGTTTGGCGGGCAAGGGCGTGGGCATCACGCCAGTGGGCGAGAAGTTGATCTCGGTGCCGGAGAACGGCGAGAAGCGCGTGGATTGGACGGTGCAAACCAACGAGGTGGGCCTGGCCACTTTGACGGCCAAAGCGCTCACCGACGAAGTCTCCGACGCCATGCAGCTCGAAGTGCCGGTGTTGCCGCACGGCCTCAAGACTTCGGAGGCGATGGTCGTCGATATTGAAGAAAACCAGGCCGTGCGCGAGCAAACCATCACGATTCCGGCGAGCGCAGATCCCGCCACGGCCGAGTTGGTGCTTTCGGTTTCGCCTTCGCTGGCGGCTTCACTTTTGTCCGCATTGGAGGACCTGGCGGGCTATCCCTATGGTTGCGTCGAGCAAACCATGAGCCGCTTTCTGCCCACCGCGATTGTCGCCTACACGGCGAAGAAGCTGAAGCTCGATTTGCGCCTGGAGCTGCTGAACGAATTGCCCAGGATGATGGACAAGGGCCTGCAGACGCTATACGGCTATCAGCACCGTGACGGCGGCTGGGGCTGGTGGCGGGATGATGAAACCCATCCCTACATGACGGCCTACGTCGTTTATGGCCTGTCCCTCGCAAAACAAGCCGGGCATCCAATTGACATGGAGCGCTTGCAACGTGGTGCCGACTGCCTGGCGCGGCAGCTCGAACAAGCGCGGCTGGTCGATCGCGAGGTTACCGGACTCGGCGAGGCGCGCGGCCGCGGCGCGTTCGCATTGCTGGACGCCACCACGCAAGCCTATATGCTCTACGCACTGCAAACCGCGCGGCAGGCTGGCGTGAAAGTCGACAATCTGTTCGAGGCGCGATTTGCAGAATTGCAGCGGGCCAGGAGCAACGACTACACCCGCGCGCTGCTGGCGCTGGTTTCACATGGCCAGAACAAAACCGAAATCGCCAACACGCTCGCCGCTCAACTGGAAGCAAACGGCGTCACCGCCGGCAATCTCTGCTCCTGGGGCGGCAAGAGCTGGCACTACAACTGGCAGGACGACAACCTCGAGACCACGGCGTTTGCGGTCAAATCGCTGGTGCAGGTGAAGCCCGCCAGCGCCCGCATCAATCCGGGCATTCGCTATCTGCTGCTGCAAAAGCGCGGCGAGGCCTGGCGGTCGACCAAGGACACGGCGATGATCATCTTTGCGCTGGTCGATTATCTCGAAAAGAGCCGCGAGCTGGAACCCGACTATCGCGTGCGCATTCACCTCAACGATCAGCTCGTGTTCGACCAGCGCATGACCAAAGCCGAGGCCAACGGCAGGGAGCAGACGATTCGCCTGCCTGCCGGCCGGTTGCGCCCCGGCCCCAACCGCCTTCGCATCGAGAAAACCGGCGCGGGCAAGTTCTTTAGTACTTTCCGCACGACTTATTATCAAGCCGGGGAGAACCTGCCGCGCAGCAACTCCGGCTTTGGGGTGGAACGCGAATACCACGTCCTTGAACGACAGGCCGCCGGCGCGCGGCTGGTTTATGCCAAAACCGGATTCAGCGGCACGCTGCGCTCCGGCGATGAAATGCTGGTGAAGCTCAGAGTGACTTCGACCTCGGATTTCGAATACTTCATGCTCGAAGATCCTCTGCCCGCCGGCGTTGAAGTGATCAAGGATGAATCGGGCTATGTGATTCCCGGCGAACGCAACTACGCCGGGCGTGCGGAGGAGGGCTGGCGGCCGCAGTATGCCGGCCGTGAAACCCGCGATGAGAAAGTGGCGTTTTTCGCGACCCGGCTGGCGGCGGGCGTGCACGAATTCACCTACCTGGTGCGCGCGCAAATTCCGGGCAGCTATCATGTCATGCCGGCCCTCGCCAGCTTGATGTATTATCCGGAATATCAGGGCAACAGCAGCGAAGCGCGTGTGCGAATTGTCGAATGA
- a CDS encoding DUF1175 domain-containing protein — protein MLDRDADGFPDAAELPDEQDRLNFRRWFVTLAESQLYKEDPAWRQDDHDCAGLLRYAYREALKRHDTNWLRRKPFLREAAIADVRRFQYPNVPLLATRIFRTAPGSFQPADLQDTTFAVTATASKLRSYNTVFLGKTLEQLLPGDLLFYLNPGDVHMPQHAMIFAGAWQRPPSWDDGVIYHTGPRDDHPGALKLVRLADLRQHPEERWHPVPENPYFLGFYRWKILE, from the coding sequence ATGCTCGACCGTGATGCCGACGGCTTCCCGGATGCCGCCGAATTGCCGGACGAGCAGGACCGCCTGAACTTTCGCCGCTGGTTCGTGACGCTCGCGGAATCGCAACTTTACAAGGAAGACCCGGCTTGGCGGCAGGATGATCACGATTGTGCCGGTTTGCTGCGCTATGCCTATCGCGAAGCGCTGAAGCGGCATGACACCAATTGGCTGCGGCGCAAGCCCTTTCTGCGCGAGGCGGCGATTGCGGATGTGCGCCGATTTCAATATCCGAACGTGCCGTTGCTGGCAACGCGCATCTTCCGCACCGCGCCCGGTTCCTTCCAGCCCGCGGATTTGCAGGACACGACTTTTGCCGTGACCGCGACCGCCAGCAAATTACGCAGCTACAACACGGTTTTTCTCGGCAAGACGCTCGAGCAACTGCTGCCCGGCGATTTGTTGTTTTATCTCAATCCCGGCGACGTGCACATGCCGCAGCACGCGATGATCTTTGCGGGCGCGTGGCAGCGGCCGCCCAGTTGGGACGACGGCGTGATCTATCACACCGGCCCGCGTGACGATCATCCCGGCGCCTTGAAGCTGGTGCGTCTGGCGGATCTGCGGCAGCATCCGGAGGAGCGCTGGCACCCGGTGCCGGAAAACCCGTATTTTTTGGGATTCTATCGCTGGAAGATTTTGGAATGA
- a CDS encoding DUF3352 domain-containing protein, whose translation MKKQQVLWLAVAVLAVLAVAVGWYLLRSKAGEAVTTALPEAQEVRAPQIVLRELQQPKADEEKFLEAVRRETGAAYDSLTPAQQLAVLLRLADDQETTNRLLAVRRLGEWQTPNPERDQKLVARLQDESMWVVEEAVLALLNVRPPAAVEPLRRLWSDLQARRQAEYVPLRETGLLLAHGRIHSSGANSGTELLFELTAHPKHAPVQSSVAGRREKLARGVPGGFDLCLFAPHFKENWEKLQNSRFVQQLTALQAWQDFKAAEPFSHVFQLGEQLDQQLGMLGGKFNYFIDPLGEEVCLASYPAGNDNRWLLVTPANLKAQTVTRVLAALGTFESRELSVSSQTYRQHTLFTVASQRRGALFYYTLVEDFLMVATDRELLVRAIASFLDAEESSLAFQPAFRAAEPQIGPASCLLVFLDPDKYFGLTAGGRSAASLAEMVARALEQITGEAPAGSSDSLPAPVPAIPTPALAEETLRFIPGDAIFCCATSAIFPEKFWHYVTTMRAEREAIRGFETRSNLNLGRDLIGKLDPQVLYFFAGIDTSGPRYFWRQLAGVRLRQTQGVEACVKKLLVYFYSPTDGLLMEEYQGVRLHYIKSPTTFEPNFAISGDYLLFAFDRPTLRAAIDASRNRTPAITQNAGFAAARQRLQAAEHTLAYFNATAFCQNYRDYLAAYDRQTHLFDQADLHSRIDPLFDLIKASAPQAASKFSAAGNGELVWSMK comes from the coding sequence ATGAAGAAGCAGCAGGTCCTGTGGTTGGCAGTGGCGGTGCTGGCGGTGCTCGCGGTGGCCGTCGGATGGTATTTGTTGCGCAGCAAAGCGGGTGAAGCCGTCACCACAGCCCTGCCGGAGGCGCAGGAGGTGCGCGCGCCGCAAATTGTGCTGCGCGAATTGCAGCAGCCGAAAGCCGACGAGGAAAAATTTCTCGAAGCGGTGCGCCGCGAAACCGGCGCGGCCTATGATTCGTTGACGCCGGCGCAGCAGCTGGCCGTGTTGCTGCGCTTGGCGGATGATCAGGAGACGACCAACCGGTTGCTGGCAGTACGCCGCTTGGGCGAATGGCAAACGCCGAATCCGGAGCGTGATCAGAAACTCGTCGCCAGGCTGCAGGATGAAAGCATGTGGGTGGTGGAGGAGGCCGTGCTGGCGCTGCTCAATGTCCGCCCGCCGGCGGCGGTCGAGCCGCTGCGACGGTTGTGGTCGGACCTGCAGGCCCGGCGGCAAGCCGAATATGTCCCGCTCCGTGAAACCGGCCTGCTGCTGGCGCACGGACGTATCCATTCCAGCGGCGCGAACAGCGGCACGGAATTGCTGTTCGAGTTGACGGCACATCCGAAGCACGCGCCGGTGCAATCCAGCGTTGCTGGCAGGCGCGAAAAGCTGGCGCGCGGCGTGCCGGGCGGATTCGATCTTTGTCTGTTCGCTCCCCATTTCAAGGAAAATTGGGAAAAACTGCAAAACTCCCGTTTCGTGCAGCAGCTCACGGCCCTGCAGGCCTGGCAGGATTTCAAGGCGGCTGAACCGTTCAGTCATGTGTTTCAGCTCGGCGAGCAGCTCGATCAACAACTCGGCATGCTCGGCGGCAAATTCAACTACTTCATCGACCCTTTGGGTGAGGAGGTTTGCCTGGCCTCTTATCCGGCGGGCAACGACAACCGCTGGCTGCTGGTCACGCCCGCCAATCTCAAAGCCCAGACGGTGACGCGCGTGCTCGCCGCACTCGGCACGTTCGAGAGCCGCGAGTTGAGCGTGAGCAGTCAAACCTACCGCCAGCACACGCTGTTTACCGTTGCCTCGCAGCGCCGCGGCGCACTGTTTTACTACACGCTGGTCGAAGATTTTCTCATGGTCGCGACCGACCGGGAGCTGCTGGTGCGTGCCATCGCCTCTTTTCTCGATGCGGAGGAAAGCAGTCTGGCGTTTCAACCCGCCTTTCGCGCGGCGGAGCCGCAGATTGGCCCGGCTTCCTGCCTGCTGGTGTTTCTCGATCCGGACAAGTATTTCGGCCTCACCGCCGGCGGGCGCAGCGCCGCTTCGCTCGCTGAAATGGTGGCCCGGGCACTGGAGCAAATCACCGGGGAAGCGCCGGCGGGTTCTTCCGATTCGCTGCCCGCCCCCGTCCCTGCGATTCCAACACCGGCGCTGGCGGAGGAAACGCTGCGCTTCATTCCCGGCGACGCCATTTTCTGCTGCGCCACCAGCGCCATTTTTCCGGAAAAGTTTTGGCACTACGTGACCACCATGCGCGCGGAGCGTGAAGCGATCCGCGGCTTCGAGACCCGCAGCAATTTGAACCTGGGCCGCGATCTCATCGGCAAACTCGATCCGCAAGTGTTGTACTTCTTTGCCGGCATCGACACCAGCGGACCGCGTTACTTTTGGCGGCAGCTTGCCGGTGTGCGCCTGCGGCAAACACAGGGCGTGGAAGCCTGCGTGAAAAAGCTGCTGGTCTATTTCTATTCTCCCACCGACGGTTTGCTCATGGAAGAGTATCAGGGCGTGCGGCTGCACTACATCAAGAGTCCAACGACCTTCGAGCCCAACTTTGCGATCAGCGGCGATTATTTGCTGTTCGCCTTTGACCGGCCGACGTTGCGCGCCGCGATCGATGCCAGCCGGAACCGGACGCCGGCGATAACACAGAATGCGGGGTTTGCCGCGGCGCGACAGCGGTTGCAGGCGGCAGAACACACGCTGGCGTATTTCAATGCCACGGCCTTCTGCCAGAACTATCGTGATTATCTTGCGGCCTATGATCGCCAGACGCATCTTTTTGACCAGGCCGATTTGCACAGTCGCATCGATCCGTTGTTCGATCTGATCAAAGCCAGCGCGCCGCAGGCTGCCAGCAAATTCAGCGCCGCAGGCAATGGTGAGTTGGTGTGGAGCATGAAGTGA
- a CDS encoding SpoIID/LytB domain-containing protein — protein sequence MTGGTLVMLAGWCSGSALFAQDSAPGGVVTIRLFEILAPHVIELAPAEFPHQAFLPAQQPAHGLSAPSPDIATTAGGAAMASLPGRWLEVRLGRALLLRAQRPIRIVRQGRAMHLQSQDFSRTLDSSDTITVAGITGAIAAGVSLRNGQCPFPSRLYVGAFKIHLSGNELCVINLVPVADYLAGVLAAELPAAPLAALQAQAIAARTYLLRNWQRHADEGYQLCDLTHCQRYAGSIGVEASIWQAVTSTAGEILTHQNHPIEIFYSSTCGGRTAEDHGVWSGVDDHVYLVSVADSSRHAGYCAVSPHFRWRWQIDADSLLQIWRDKLGDAIQAIGVSKRGIDGRVRELALMGQSLHLVRGEEFRAVVCRVRGWNAVKSTAFDLQLQQGNYVFTGRGLGHGVGLCQYGAIGMARQGHSYRDILRHYFPGTEIKKYPALGEQQAGL from the coding sequence ATGACGGGGGGAACGCTTGTCATGCTCGCCGGCTGGTGCAGTGGCAGCGCTCTTTTTGCGCAAGACTCAGCGCCGGGCGGCGTCGTCACGATTCGCCTGTTCGAGATTCTTGCTCCTCACGTCATCGAGCTGGCTCCGGCGGAATTCCCCCATCAGGCATTTCTGCCGGCGCAACAGCCCGCACACGGTTTGAGCGCGCCGTCGCCGGACATCGCGACAACGGCAGGTGGTGCGGCAATGGCCTCCCTGCCGGGGCGTTGGTTGGAGGTTCGACTGGGTCGTGCGCTCCTTTTGCGTGCGCAGCGGCCGATTCGCATTGTGCGGCAGGGCCGCGCGATGCACCTGCAAAGTCAGGACTTTTCCCGCACGCTGGATTCGAGTGATACCATCACGGTGGCTGGTATCACGGGTGCGATTGCGGCTGGCGTCAGCCTGCGCAACGGTCAGTGTCCGTTCCCGTCACGGCTTTATGTCGGCGCTTTTAAAATTCATTTGAGCGGCAATGAATTGTGTGTCATCAATCTCGTGCCGGTCGCAGACTATCTCGCCGGAGTGCTGGCCGCCGAGCTGCCCGCCGCACCCCTGGCCGCGTTGCAAGCCCAGGCGATTGCCGCCCGCACTTATCTGCTCAGAAACTGGCAACGCCACGCTGATGAAGGCTATCAGCTTTGCGATCTGACCCACTGCCAGCGTTACGCCGGCAGTATTGGCGTGGAGGCATCGATTTGGCAGGCGGTCACCAGCACCGCCGGCGAGATTCTGACCCATCAAAACCACCCCATCGAAATCTTCTACAGCTCCACTTGTGGCGGCCGCACCGCGGAGGATCACGGGGTGTGGTCAGGCGTTGATGATCATGTCTACCTCGTGAGTGTCGCTGATTCCTCGCGCCACGCCGGTTATTGTGCCGTCTCCCCGCATTTTCGCTGGCGCTGGCAAATTGACGCGGACAGCCTGTTGCAAATCTGGCGGGATAAACTGGGCGATGCCATTCAAGCGATCGGCGTCAGCAAGCGCGGCATTGATGGACGCGTGCGTGAGCTGGCACTGATGGGACAGTCACTTCATCTCGTGCGCGGCGAGGAATTTCGCGCTGTGGTTTGTCGGGTGCGGGGATGGAATGCCGTGAAGAGCACGGCGTTCGATCTGCAACTCCAACAAGGAAATTACGTGTTCACCGGCCGGGGCCTGGGCCACGGCGTGGGGTTGTGTCAGTACGGTGCCATTGGCATGGCGCGGCAGGGGCATTCTTATCGCGACATTCTGCGGCACTATTTCCCGGGAACGGAAATCAAGAAGTATCCGGCGTTGGGGGAGCAGCAGGCAGGCCTGTGA
- a CDS encoding type IV secretory system conjugative DNA transfer family protein, with protein MKRLGEFLLSLLALPFLLPWYLAEKLFEYLVQPLIFKHYRVGLDARKRRILRLTILGAGMLALVYLAWTFHEVRRLFPSYAAFFARGQIYFVAIVNDLIRLAQTLLWPLNVTLTFVQGGRVAFWHLLPALYLCFLPVLFLFNLLLRMVTTTRSLSKAVTLRNQAVRDVDIVRFAEKAGPDEIFIGLDMNRNHAPFYVKRQWLKGHAQIIGSAGSGKTESIIQPIWFQEVRRNVATFVIDGKGSRRNLDRFYTIATSLAQGHEVFYFNPGDPDRSATYNPVLTGSAGEIRQKIIASLNWAEAAGGAKERTSFYLDLIIRAIKETGRFISLEEIHQYLTSKTHLHNQLRKLRNRTAYEGLFEAMENYSRFQSDTEFLATTLREVCQSDYAWLLDTDEPEIDIADIYLRRKDCYFTLPMHSGAPAMHFLGQLILQDMATSFARVSLNPMSDAAAGNEGLLIIDELAHFVNPGFIELLRVCRNAQVSVCYTNQSFAELSSPALHLSPAFVEELADHTNATFCFHLGSTESIRAILQRIGQGSGKSEAAPAPPPAKGMPGAGSAPPAASPGGTAINEELLKHLEVGRCLAFIRQPRVLAILKTGYFKFEKPLSFEGRKSEKQVATSEI; from the coding sequence TTGAAGCGACTCGGTGAATTTCTTCTGAGCCTCCTGGCTCTTCCTTTTCTCCTGCCATGGTATCTGGCCGAAAAGCTGTTCGAATACCTGGTTCAGCCCCTGATCTTCAAGCATTATCGCGTCGGCCTGGATGCCCGCAAGCGCAGGATCCTCCGTCTCACCATTTTGGGCGCCGGCATGCTTGCGCTGGTCTACCTCGCGTGGACCTTCCATGAAGTCCGCCGGCTCTTTCCCTCATATGCCGCCTTCTTTGCCAGGGGCCAGATTTATTTTGTGGCGATAGTCAACGATCTCATTCGCCTCGCGCAAACGCTGCTCTGGCCGCTGAATGTGACCCTGACCTTCGTGCAGGGCGGCCGTGTCGCTTTCTGGCACCTGTTGCCGGCACTCTACTTGTGCTTTCTGCCCGTGCTGTTCCTGTTCAATCTGCTCTTGCGCATGGTGACCACCACGCGCTCGCTGAGCAAAGCAGTCACGTTGCGCAACCAGGCGGTGCGCGACGTGGATATCGTGCGCTTTGCCGAAAAAGCCGGCCCCGATGAAATCTTTATTGGCCTGGACATGAATCGCAACCACGCGCCGTTCTATGTCAAACGCCAGTGGCTCAAGGGTCACGCCCAAATCATCGGCTCCGCCGGCAGCGGCAAAACCGAAAGCATCATCCAGCCCATTTGGTTTCAGGAGGTGCGGCGCAACGTCGCCACCTTCGTCATCGACGGCAAAGGTTCGCGCCGCAATCTCGACCGCTTCTACACCATCGCCACCTCGCTGGCACAGGGGCATGAGGTGTTCTATTTCAATCCCGGCGACCCCGACCGCTCCGCGACTTACAATCCCGTACTCACCGGCAGCGCCGGCGAAATCCGCCAAAAAATCATCGCCAGCCTGAATTGGGCCGAGGCCGCCGGCGGCGCCAAGGAACGCACATCCTTTTATCTCGATTTGATCATTCGCGCCATCAAAGAAACCGGACGGTTCATCAGCCTGGAGGAAATCCACCAGTACCTCACTTCGAAGACGCATCTGCACAACCAACTGCGCAAGCTGCGCAACCGCACCGCCTACGAAGGCTTGTTCGAGGCGATGGAAAACTACTCCCGCTTTCAAAGCGATACCGAGTTTCTCGCCACCACCCTGCGTGAGGTTTGCCAGTCGGATTATGCCTGGCTGCTGGACACCGACGAGCCCGAGATCGACATCGCCGACATCTATCTCCGCCGCAAGGATTGCTACTTCACCCTGCCGATGCACAGTGGCGCGCCCGCCATGCACTTTCTCGGCCAGCTCATTTTGCAGGACATGGCCACCAGCTTCGCACGCGTGAGCTTGAATCCCATGAGTGACGCCGCCGCCGGCAACGAGGGCTTGCTGATCATCGATGAACTGGCACATTTCGTCAATCCCGGCTTCATCGAACTGCTGCGGGTGTGCCGCAATGCCCAGGTGAGCGTGTGCTATACCAACCAGTCGTTCGCGGAGCTGTCCAGTCCGGCGCTGCACTTGAGTCCTGCGTTTGTCGAGGAATTGGCGGATCACACCAACGCCACGTTTTGCTTTCACCTCGGCAGCACGGAGAGCATTCGCGCCATCCTGCAACGCATCGGCCAGGGCAGCGGCAAGAGTGAAGCCGCGCCTGCGCCGCCCCCGGCCAAAGGCATGCCCGGCGCCGGCAGCGCGCCCCCCGCCGCGAGTCCTGGCGGCACTGCGATCAACGAAGAGCTGCTCAAACACCTCGAGGTTGGCCGCTGCCTGGCCTTCATCCGCCAGCCGCGCGTTCTGGCGATATTGAAGACGGGCTATTTCAAATTTGAAAAACCGCTGAGTTTTGAGGGGAGGAAGAGTGAGAAGCAGGTCGCAACCTCAGAAATATAG